The following coding sequences lie in one Musa acuminata AAA Group cultivar baxijiao chromosome BXJ1-8, Cavendish_Baxijiao_AAA, whole genome shotgun sequence genomic window:
- the LOC135588142 gene encoding uncharacterized protein LOC135588142 — protein sequence MAADDDGISVLLNEPSESDERSVELLDEVSAVLQESIKSDEKTAELKPEEVAWVDSCLEFGPEMSDDKWISLKNALLDALSSYPTSYEATSATMESNEDDESVQVSEVAAQDHVAEHQPSEETRKEAVDVEVSVSQEEVESRESIFKVWDLETPAAEEEEDELIQQLKKLLTGSREGQEELQPSNSSLALSQENVAELVTSMVDLSLKPFDE from the coding sequence ATGGCAGCAGATGATGATGGCATCTCAGTGCTGCTTAATGAACCCAGTGAATCTGATGAGAGATCAGTTGAGCTCTTAGATGAGGTTTCCGCTGTACTTCAAGAGTCTATCAAATCAGATGAGAAGACAGCTGAACTCAAACCAGAAGAGGTAGCTTGGGTAGATTCCTGCCTTGAATTTGGTCCAGAAATGTCAGATGATAAATGGATTTCTCTGAAAAATGCACTGCTTGATGCTCTGAGTTCCTATCCTACATCTTACGAAGCCACATCTGCCACCATGGAGAGCAACGAAGACGACGAGAGTGTTCAAGTGAGTGAGGTGGCAGCTCAAGATCATGTCGCAGAGCATCAACCATCTGAGGAGACACGGAAAGAGGCTGTGGATGTGGAAGTTTCAGTGAGTCAAGAGGAGGTGGAATCACGAGAGAGTATTTTCAAGGTGTGGGATTTGGAGACTCCAGCAGctgaagaggaggaagatgaacTTATCCAACAGCTGAAGAAGCTTCTCACCGGAAGTAGAGAAGGTCAAGAAGAGCTGCAACCTAGCAATTCCAGCTTGGCTCTCAGCCAAGAAAACGTCGCTGAACTTGTCACAAGCATGGTGGATTTGTCGCTGAAGCCTTTCGACGAGTAA